A stretch of Ectothiorhodospiraceae bacterium BW-2 DNA encodes these proteins:
- a CDS encoding NUDIX domain-containing protein: MVMPVLMECINVFVLYKKLIKVFPGGEPALNEACLSGGIWHDGFLVRFGAMNEFDMELIVGDLKNWGLKPGKDFGFDEPWIEHSPDGFSAPCVALKGELNAPLVGPHNINDFLGGKVKPLRRRATVIIQHDEKVLLVRDRGKKSYSLPGGKVERKEQPLCAAIRELYEELSMRAVKVERCPQADYNAAYNSHIVCVIESDDQPLINRRELDDYLWWDRKKEIARYRHVDQILSALCNNPPHSP, encoded by the coding sequence ATGGTGATGCCAGTATTAATGGAATGTATTAACGTGTTTGTGTTGTATAAAAAGTTAATTAAAGTTTTTCCTGGGGGCGAACCAGCTCTTAATGAAGCTTGTTTGTCTGGTGGTATATGGCATGATGGCTTTTTAGTACGCTTTGGCGCTATGAATGAGTTTGATATGGAACTAATTGTTGGTGATTTAAAAAATTGGGGATTAAAACCGGGAAAAGATTTCGGTTTTGATGAGCCATGGATAGAACACTCACCTGATGGTTTTTCAGCACCATGTGTGGCTCTTAAAGGAGAGCTGAATGCGCCCTTAGTTGGACCTCATAACATTAATGATTTTTTGGGTGGGAAAGTAAAACCGTTGCGCCGCAGAGCGACTGTCATCATTCAACATGATGAAAAAGTTCTTTTAGTACGGGATCGGGGCAAGAAAAGCTACTCTTTACCGGGCGGCAAAGTGGAACGCAAAGAGCAACCCCTATGCGCGGCGATTAGAGAGCTGTATGAAGAGCTCAGCATGCGGGCAGTAAAGGTCGAGCGATGTCCTCAAGCGGACTACAATGCGGCTTATAACAGCCATATCGTGTGTGTAATAGAGAGTGACGATCAGCCGCTTATCAACAGAAGAGAGCTGGATGACTACCTGTGGTGGGATAGAAAAAAAGAGATTGCCCGATACCGTCACGTTGACCAAATTTTATCCGCTTTATGTAATAATCCTCCCCACTCACCCTAA
- the recC gene encoding exodeoxyribonuclease V subunit gamma, with product MQPTTTSLPTPGLAIIYSNDTEQLRRVVIQWLTQQPVSPLGLETILVQSNGIAQWLKMALASRDEGGPGVAAGIEIELPNQFIWQLYRAILGDVVPKHLPYDKNNLSWRILHLLPQLQQEAIFEPVRRYLADDEQGLKSYYLALRLADLFDQYQVYRADWLNSWSQGEDTLPDGKGANPPVPSAQLWQPALWRALRQDMAQRESPQRFSSRADVHQQALQALQAGDIANPAALPERLIVFGIAALPQQSVELLAALAAHRQVIMAILNPCRYYWGDITLLKDEIRQQQWRQQRKAGLPQQIDPDLLHVHAPPLLASLGRQGRDYISYLQQFDQPERYRDWFSQIDLFDEELPEGEGTLLQQLQRDILELRPVPTPPRSLDLSDRSITFHQAHSRQREVEILQDRLIADLASDPTLQPRDCMVMMPDIHSYSAHIEAVFGRINRDDPRYIGYTLADQRQRGHNPLLIAVEYLLNLPQQRVTLSEVLSLLEVEALQRRFGFNAAALVQLKVWLEESGVRWGLSEAHRRQLELAAMGHPYSWAAGMERMVVGYAMGETEAWQGVTPYGEVSGLAAAELGTLLALMRQLELWQQRLTAEPMRRLTDWQALLGGSEETPGLLESFFTMESLSEQALQLRLQHALAGLRQSCDAGGFDQPLTLAVVRDSWLSGIDESGLSQRFMAGHVTFSTLLPMRAIPFRRIYMLGMNDKEYPRTRRPDDFDLMAGRYRPGDRSRRDDDRYLFLEALLSTREALYISWIGRSVYDDTPQPPSVLISQLRDQIDKGWRIGSERPLPYLTTAHPLQPFSRRYFGGDVTTYAHEWQLPPATAQESEPLPPLTAEQQPELTLTTLADFMRHPVTHFVQSQFKARYRRQSVAMSDDEPFSLDGLEQYQLQQEIVARLLSRDFLTVEEAVTGYCSRQNLPLYGFGEQLRQTLIAAITPLWHHFLSDCGGQWQPGEGVECHIALPTGTLVGAVEPLYQLSGASAVQLLWRGGKILTEGSGDKSEQPRWHILATTWLQQLAANAMGVAVSTRLYGEGGCLCLPPINAEAARTQLDGVLHCWQSGLKSPLPLTLKSAIAWLQQDEKSSREEIDGSYQQEGALSETPELRRYFSDFDAMVEAGLPQAAAALYGPLTATAWQWYDAPANSHDSEI from the coding sequence ATGCAACCGACAACAACCTCTCTCCCAACTCCCGGACTAGCCATCATCTACAGCAACGATACCGAACAGCTACGTCGGGTGGTGATTCAGTGGCTGACACAACAGCCGGTCTCGCCACTGGGGCTTGAGACGATATTGGTACAATCGAACGGTATTGCCCAATGGCTCAAGATGGCGCTGGCGAGCCGCGATGAAGGGGGACCGGGCGTCGCAGCCGGGATTGAAATTGAGCTACCGAACCAATTTATCTGGCAGCTCTATCGCGCCATTTTGGGCGATGTGGTGCCAAAACATCTGCCTTACGATAAAAACAACCTCAGTTGGCGCATCCTGCACCTGCTGCCGCAGCTACAGCAGGAGGCGATTTTTGAACCGGTGCGGCGCTATCTGGCTGACGATGAACAGGGGCTTAAATCGTACTATTTAGCCCTACGCCTGGCCGACCTGTTTGACCAATATCAGGTCTACCGGGCTGACTGGTTAAATAGCTGGAGTCAGGGGGAGGATACTCTGCCCGATGGCAAAGGCGCTAATCCCCCTGTACCGTCTGCCCAGCTGTGGCAGCCGGCACTGTGGCGCGCGCTGCGGCAAGATATGGCACAGCGGGAGTCGCCACAACGCTTCTCCAGTCGCGCCGATGTGCATCAGCAGGCGCTTCAAGCGCTGCAGGCGGGCGATATTGCCAACCCGGCAGCGCTGCCGGAGCGCCTGATTGTGTTTGGTATCGCCGCTCTGCCGCAGCAGAGTGTTGAGCTGCTAGCGGCACTGGCAGCACACCGCCAGGTGATTATGGCCATCCTCAACCCCTGTCGCTACTACTGGGGTGATATTACCCTGCTCAAAGATGAGATTCGCCAGCAGCAGTGGCGACAGCAGCGTAAAGCGGGGCTACCGCAGCAGATCGATCCGGATCTGCTTCATGTCCATGCCCCGCCACTGCTCGCCTCACTCGGGCGACAGGGGCGAGACTACATCAGCTATCTGCAGCAGTTTGACCAACCCGAGCGCTATCGCGACTGGTTTAGCCAGATTGATCTGTTTGATGAAGAGCTGCCGGAGGGGGAGGGCACCCTGTTACAGCAGCTGCAGCGCGATATTCTCGAGCTGCGGCCGGTTCCGACACCTCCCCGTTCACTCGACCTATCTGATCGGTCGATCACCTTTCATCAGGCTCATTCACGCCAACGCGAAGTCGAAATTCTGCAGGACCGACTCATCGCCGATTTAGCTTCTGACCCCACCCTACAGCCGCGCGACTGCATGGTGATGATGCCCGACATTCACAGCTATAGCGCCCATATTGAAGCGGTGTTTGGCCGGATTAACCGCGATGACCCGCGCTATATCGGCTATACTCTGGCCGACCAGAGGCAGCGGGGCCACAATCCGCTGCTGATTGCGGTGGAATACCTGCTTAACCTGCCGCAGCAGCGGGTGACGCTCAGTGAAGTGTTATCGCTATTGGAGGTTGAAGCGCTGCAGCGCCGCTTTGGTTTCAATGCCGCCGCGTTAGTGCAGTTAAAGGTTTGGCTGGAGGAGTCCGGCGTGCGGTGGGGGCTGAGTGAAGCGCACCGGCGTCAACTGGAGTTAGCCGCCATGGGTCACCCCTACAGCTGGGCCGCCGGTATGGAGCGGATGGTGGTGGGCTATGCCATGGGCGAGACTGAGGCCTGGCAGGGTGTCACCCCCTACGGCGAAGTATCGGGTCTGGCGGCTGCAGAGCTGGGCACGCTACTAGCACTCATGCGGCAACTCGAACTCTGGCAGCAGCGTTTAACCGCTGAACCGATGCGCCGGCTCACCGACTGGCAAGCGCTGTTAGGGGGCAGTGAGGAGACACCCGGACTGCTGGAGAGCTTCTTTACGATGGAGAGTCTCAGCGAGCAGGCGCTCCAGCTGCGGCTACAACACGCCTTAGCTGGGCTGCGTCAAAGCTGTGATGCCGGTGGCTTTGACCAACCGCTCACCCTGGCGGTGGTGCGCGATAGCTGGTTAAGCGGGATAGATGAGAGCGGGCTGAGTCAACGCTTTATGGCCGGCCATGTCACCTTCTCCACCCTGCTGCCGATGCGGGCGATTCCGTTTCGACGCATCTATATGCTGGGGATGAACGATAAAGAGTATCCGCGTACCCGTCGCCCCGATGATTTTGATCTGATGGCCGGGCGCTACCGTCCCGGCGATCGCTCGCGGCGGGATGACGATCGCTACCTCTTTTTAGAGGCGCTGCTCAGCACCCGCGAAGCGCTCTATATTAGTTGGATCGGGCGCAGTGTGTACGACGATACCCCCCAGCCACCGAGTGTACTGATTAGCCAGCTGCGTGACCAAATCGATAAGGGGTGGCGCATTGGCAGCGAGCGACCGCTGCCTTATCTGACGACAGCCCATCCGCTCCAACCCTTCTCCCGCCGCTATTTTGGTGGCGATGTCACCACCTATGCGCATGAGTGGCAACTGCCACCGGCTACAGCGCAAGAGAGTGAGCCGCTGCCCCCGTTAACCGCAGAGCAGCAGCCGGAGCTGACTCTAACCACCCTGGCCGATTTTATGCGCCACCCAGTGACCCACTTTGTGCAGAGCCAGTTTAAGGCGCGTTATCGCCGACAGTCGGTCGCGATGTCGGATGATGAGCCGTTCTCGCTTGACGGACTTGAACAGTATCAGCTGCAGCAAGAGATTGTGGCACGGCTACTAAGCCGCGATTTTTTGACGGTAGAGGAGGCGGTTACCGGCTACTGTAGCCGCCAAAATCTGCCACTATACGGTTTTGGCGAGCAGCTCCGACAGACGCTTATTGCAGCGATAACGCCGCTGTGGCACCACTTTTTAAGCGACTGTGGCGGACAGTGGCAGCCGGGAGAGGGGGTTGAGTGCCATATTGCACTACCGACAGGCACACTGGTGGGCGCGGTTGAACCGCTCTATCAACTCAGTGGCGCCTCTGCAGTACAACTGTTGTGGCGTGGGGGGAAAATTCTGACCGAAGGTTCGGGGGATAAAAGTGAACAGCCGCGCTGGCATATTCTTGCCACCACCTGGTTACAGCAGTTAGCCGCCAATGCGATGGGGGTGGCAGTCTCAACCCGACTCTATGGCGAGGGGGGGTGTCTCTGTTTACCCCCAATCAACGCTGAAGCGGCCCGCACACAGCTCGATGGAGTGTTACATTGCTGGCAGAGTGGACTCAAGTCCCCCTTACCCTTAACCCTGAAAAGTGCCATCGCCTGGCTGCAGCAGGATGAGAAGAGCAGTCGGGAGGAGATTGACGGCAGCTATCAGCAGGAGGGGGCGCTGAGTGAAACGCCGGAGCTGCGACGCTACTTTAGCGACTTTGATGCGATGGTTGAGGCAGGCTTACCGCAAGCCGCCGCCGCACTCTACGGCCCGTTAACCGCAACTGCATGGCAGTGGTACGATGCCCCCGCCAATAGCCACGATAGCGAGATATAA
- the recB gene encoding exodeoxyribonuclease V subunit beta: MTKKLCPITFPLHGKRLIEASAGTGKTYTLAALFVRLILGHGGANGQPQALTPPQILVVTFTNAATAELRQRIRDRLIEAAQLFRGELSQPDPFFSALLADYPPADHPRCATTLELAAEWMDEAAIFTIHGWCQRMLTEHAFDSGAAFDETLEQQSDERLMQICRDYWRHFLYPLPPTLLQAVNPWQSPEALFEAVEPLLERGVLPVIGEELLPEPCAPQALQQPVEQWQAAQQAVLQQLAEVDKADAMAKLDCAMEKGVLNGNSFRVKDWPQQRQQLLDWQPLQQILPSKMVEKYCQQNLTDKTKKAKQQETPTHRLFELLDDLYQLEQGSPLPQATQQLRVHAARWIEAQFIQRKTAERVLTFNDMLTRLQQVLLDERGERLVEGIRQQFPVALIDEFQDTDQIQWQIFNRIYGHAAQQQLALILVGDPKQAIYSFRGADIYTYLSAREQADAHYHLETNYRSTDPMVTAVNQLFDQADQTQADGAFRFVQAGQNRLPFEPVKANGRREQLCYRGQPLAPLNYWLIDTPYPADREVKGSGLINKADYQQLLADYCSGEIAALLSEPQCGFYQGESFTRLQAGDMAILVRDRNEANAIRQALQQRGLRSVYLSERNSVFDSDEAELLQSWLQACHNPDEESLLRLALMLPLSMRSDVELLRLTQEEQAWEAMTEALRGWQQLWQNQGVLAMLRHWLHYMALPQRWLAEPRYGERSLTNLLHLAELLQQESQMRRSLTGLLRWFEEQRQQASGGEGEQQLRLESDAALIKVVTIHKSKGLEYPLVFLPFICNSRILKKGDSGRYYSDRWQQSVYDIELTDATKTVALLAQQQEDIRLLYVALTRARHACWLGLAPLLSGTSPKNHTAQSAIGHLLQLKPQSTAAEMAQACQPLNWQRLRPKDATLSEALETETPTGAALTLTQPIRRSNWWIASYSALQHGGSGGDELADRRSDELGSEMGQKSSGQPKLDTIHAFAKGAKPGSLLHDLLEWSQRQGWATFDPYSDANHAVIEQRLRDHGWEKQTPVIQQWLQQMLQTPLQRGGTLATLPQSIAEMEFWLEVKQVEVSQLDQMITQAIWPELARPALKPTQLNGMLKGFIDLTYLAADGRYRVADYKSNWLGPDETYYTTDAVKQALLHHRYEVQAVLYLLALHRLLTQRQPGYLDEPQRYLGGALYWFIRAPEAGQIQLDIPLTLITALDQMFQQGRAA, translated from the coding sequence ATGACTAAAAAACTCTGTCCGATCACCTTTCCGTTACACGGTAAACGGCTGATTGAAGCGAGTGCCGGTACCGGTAAAACCTATACCCTGGCTGCGCTGTTTGTACGGCTGATATTGGGCCATGGCGGGGCTAACGGCCAACCGCAGGCGCTGACTCCACCGCAAATTTTAGTGGTCACTTTTACCAATGCCGCTACCGCAGAGCTCCGTCAGCGGATTCGTGATCGCCTAATCGAAGCGGCACAGCTATTTCGGGGTGAGCTGAGCCAACCCGATCCCTTTTTTAGCGCACTTTTGGCCGACTACCCGCCGGCTGACCATCCGCGCTGTGCCACCACCTTAGAACTGGCAGCGGAGTGGATGGATGAGGCGGCGATTTTTACTATTCACGGCTGGTGTCAGCGGATGCTGACCGAACACGCCTTCGATTCAGGCGCCGCGTTTGATGAAACGCTGGAGCAGCAGAGCGATGAGCGGCTGATGCAGATTTGTCGTGACTACTGGCGCCACTTCCTCTACCCCCTGCCGCCGACACTGCTGCAGGCGGTTAACCCCTGGCAGAGCCCGGAAGCGCTGTTTGAGGCGGTAGAGCCACTGCTGGAGCGGGGTGTGTTGCCGGTGATAGGCGAAGAGCTGCTGCCCGAACCTTGTGCACCGCAAGCCTTACAACAGCCGGTTGAGCAGTGGCAGGCAGCGCAGCAGGCGGTGTTACAGCAGTTAGCTGAGGTCGATAAGGCCGATGCGATGGCCAAATTGGATTGCGCTATGGAGAAGGGCGTCTTAAATGGTAACTCCTTCAGAGTTAAAGATTGGCCACAGCAGCGGCAGCAATTACTCGACTGGCAACCGCTACAGCAGATATTGCCATCGAAAATGGTGGAAAAATATTGCCAACAAAATTTAACCGACAAAACTAAAAAGGCTAAACAGCAAGAGACACCGACCCACCGGCTATTTGAGCTATTGGACGACTTATACCAACTGGAACAGGGCTCGCCGCTACCACAAGCGACACAGCAGCTACGGGTTCACGCCGCGCGCTGGATTGAAGCCCAATTTATTCAGCGTAAAACGGCAGAGCGGGTGCTGACCTTTAACGATATGTTGACCCGGTTACAGCAGGTGCTGCTCGATGAGCGGGGAGAGCGTCTGGTGGAAGGGATTCGGCAGCAGTTTCCGGTGGCGTTAATTGATGAGTTTCAGGATACCGATCAAATTCAGTGGCAGATTTTTAACCGTATCTATGGCCATGCCGCACAGCAGCAGCTTGCGCTGATTTTAGTTGGTGATCCCAAACAGGCGATCTATAGCTTTCGCGGAGCCGATATCTACACCTATCTCAGCGCCAGAGAGCAGGCCGATGCCCACTACCACCTTGAGACCAACTACCGCTCAACTGATCCGATGGTGACAGCGGTGAACCAACTGTTTGATCAAGCCGATCAGACCCAAGCGGACGGTGCGTTTCGTTTTGTACAGGCGGGGCAGAACCGACTGCCGTTTGAGCCGGTTAAAGCGAACGGCCGTCGCGAGCAGCTCTGTTATCGCGGTCAGCCGTTAGCGCCGCTTAACTACTGGCTTATCGATACCCCCTATCCGGCTGACAGAGAGGTTAAGGGGAGCGGATTAATCAATAAAGCCGACTATCAACAGCTACTGGCCGACTACTGTAGTGGTGAAATTGCGGCACTGCTATCCGAGCCGCAGTGTGGGTTTTATCAGGGGGAGAGCTTTACCCGGCTACAGGCGGGCGATATGGCGATTTTGGTACGCGATCGCAATGAAGCGAACGCCATCCGTCAGGCGCTACAGCAGCGCGGATTGCGCTCGGTCTATCTGTCGGAGCGCAACTCTGTGTTTGATAGTGATGAAGCCGAGCTACTACAGAGCTGGCTTCAGGCGTGCCATAACCCCGATGAGGAGTCGCTGTTACGGCTGGCGTTAATGCTACCGCTATCGATGCGCAGTGATGTCGAACTGCTCCGGCTAACGCAGGAGGAGCAGGCGTGGGAGGCGATGACCGAAGCGCTGCGTGGCTGGCAACAGCTATGGCAGAACCAGGGTGTGTTAGCGATGCTGCGCCACTGGCTGCACTATATGGCACTGCCGCAGCGCTGGCTGGCCGAACCGCGCTATGGCGAGCGCAGTTTGACCAATCTGCTCCATCTGGCTGAGCTGTTACAGCAGGAGAGCCAAATGCGGCGTAGCCTCACCGGCCTGCTGCGCTGGTTTGAAGAGCAGCGACAGCAGGCCAGTGGCGGAGAGGGGGAGCAGCAGCTGCGGCTGGAGAGCGATGCGGCGCTCATTAAAGTGGTGACGATTCATAAATCGAAGGGGTTGGAGTATCCGCTGGTGTTTCTGCCCTTTATCTGCAACAGCCGCATCCTTAAAAAGGGCGATTCGGGACGCTACTACAGCGACCGATGGCAGCAGAGTGTCTACGATATTGAGCTAACCGACGCGACTAAAACAGTGGCGCTGTTAGCGCAGCAGCAGGAGGATATTCGCCTGCTCTATGTCGCCTTGACCCGGGCGCGGCACGCCTGCTGGCTCGGTTTAGCGCCACTGCTGTCGGGTACATCACCCAAAAATCATACCGCCCAGAGTGCGATTGGCCATCTGCTGCAGCTTAAGCCGCAGAGCACGGCCGCAGAGATGGCGCAGGCGTGTCAACCGCTTAACTGGCAGCGCCTGAGGCCCAAAGATGCAACCTTAAGTGAGGCTTTGGAGACAGAGACCCCAACGGGGGCAGCGCTCACCTTAACCCAACCGATCCGACGCTCAAACTGGTGGATTGCCAGCTACTCCGCCCTGCAGCATGGCGGCAGTGGTGGCGATGAGCTGGCCGATCGCCGTAGCGATGAGCTGGGATCGGAGATGGGACAGAAGTCGTCGGGTCAACCAAAGCTTGACACGATACACGCCTTTGCCAAAGGGGCGAAGCCGGGCTCACTGCTACACGATCTCTTAGAGTGGAGTCAGCGACAAGGGTGGGCAACCTTTGACCCCTATAGTGACGCCAATCACGCCGTTATTGAGCAGCGGCTACGCGACCACGGTTGGGAGAAGCAGACGCCGGTGATTCAGCAGTGGCTACAGCAGATGCTACAGACGCCGTTACAACGCGGTGGCACCCTGGCGACATTGCCACAATCGATAGCGGAGATGGAGTTCTGGCTGGAGGTCAAGCAGGTTGAGGTGAGTCAGTTAGATCAGATGATTACCCAAGCCATCTGGCCGGAGCTGGCCCGTCCGGCACTCAAACCGACCCAACTCAATGGCATGCTCAAGGGGTTTATCGACTTAACCTATCTGGCTGCCGACGGGCGCTACCGGGTCGCTGACTATAAATCGAACTGGCTCGGCCCCGATGAGACCTACTATACCACCGACGCGGTCAAACAGGCGCTACTGCACCACCGTTATGAGGTGCAGGCTGTCCTCTATCTGCTAGCGCTGCACCGGCTGCTCACCCAGCGTCAGCCCGGCTATTTGGATGAGCCGCAGCGCTATCTCGGCGGGGCGCTCTACTGGTTTATTCGTGCGCCTGAGGCGGGGCAGATTCAGCTCGATATCCCGCTAAC